AATTCAAAAATGCTTGATATTTCAAAAAATCAAGAAACATCAAAATTAGAAACAGATGTAGAAAAAATAATTAATCAAATTGAAAAACAAAAAATTGATATAACCGGAAGCTATGATAATTGGTTGAAAATAGGATTTGCAATTGCTAATGGGTTTGATGAAAATGGAAGAAATTATTTTCACAGAATCAGCAAGTATTCCAAAAAATATGATGAATGTAAATGTAATAAACAATTTGATGAGTGCTTAAAGCAACGAAAACAGGGAATAACAATAAAATCATTTTTCAAAATTGCAAAGGAAAGCGGAATTAATATTTCGCCTGTAATAAAAGATAATAACGTACAACCTGATTCTATTACCAATTCAAGCGGTTCGGAAAAAATCGAACCTTTTTATTCTCCCATTTATGATAACAATAATAACATAAAAGATTTAAAAATAAATTATAAAAAGTTTATCGAATTACTTTATTCTTTTGGCTTCAAGCGATTTGATATTGATACTGATTTTATTTTTATTAAAATTGACAATCAGGTAATACAACAAGTAACAATTACACAAATACAGGATTATTTTATTAAATATGTGAAATCATTACCCGAAAAATTATATAAAGGAGTAAAACGGGAATTTTTATTAGATAAATTTTACAGAAATCCCGGAAATTATTTTTGTGAAAACAAATTAAGTTTACTAACCCCGGATGAACAAATTGTTTTTAATAAAGATACTAAACATAGTTGCTTTTTTTATTTTAAAAATGGTTTTATTGAATGTAACAAAGAAGGATTTAATTTAAAACCATATTCAGAATTAACAGGACACATTTGGAAAAATCAAATATTAGAAAGAAATTTTGAGAGAATAAACGATTTGGATGATTTGCAAAGTGATTTTATCAGGTTTATTTATAATATCTGTAATAATGATAAAGAAAGAATCCTTTCATTAAGTACCATTATCGGCTATATTTTGCATACTTATTTCGAGGGAAAGTTAAAAGCTGCAATTTTTACAGATAGCAAAATAAGTGAAAAACCTGACGGAAGAACAGGCAAAACGTTACTTTGCAAAAGTTTAGGAAAGATGAAAAATTATTGTGAAATAAATGGAAAAGATTTTAAACCTGAAGATAAACACAAATACCAAGAAGCAAGCATTGACACTCAAATAGTAAATCTAAATGATGTCAGGTCTAATTTTAATTTTGAAAATCTTTACAATGATATTACCGAATTTATCAAGGTTGAAAAGAAAAATGCACACCCTTTTAAATTAAGAGCAAAAATAATAATTACAACAAATAAAACTATTGATGTAGATGGAGCAAGCTCAAAAGACAGATGTGTTGAATTTGAATTTAGTGAGCATTACAGCGACAAATATAGCCCTTATGATGAGTTTGGAAAATGGTTTTTTGTGGATTGGGATAAAACAGATTGGAATATTTTTGATAATTATATGATGTTTTGTGTTTGGCAATATTTTGAAAAAGGTTTAATTATTGCAAAATCTATCAATCTTAATAAAAGAAAAATTATTGATTGTACTTGTCCGGAGTTTGTTGAATTCATTGAAGAAAAAATAAAATATAATGAAATTATTATTGGGCAGGAATATGATAAAAAAGAAATTCATCAGAAATTTTTAGAAGAATATTCTGAATTAAAAGAAAATAAATTTTATAGTAATCAAAGAACTTTTATTAAATGGTTGAAAAAATTTGCTTTACACTCAGAAGGCGTGGGAGATTTGTTAATTGAAAGGAAGAGCGGAAATAATCGGTATTTTTCATTTACTCAAAAAATAATACAACAATAAGGGTGGATATATTTTAATTTTTTTTATAATCCTTTACGTCCAAATGATAAAAAATATAATAATATCAGTAAATATAGAAGGACGCCAAAAAAATAACAAGTGTCCTGTTAACGTCCTTCAAGTCCAATGCGTCCAGTTTGGATGTGGAGTTTTCATCAATATTTTTTTATCGTCCATCATTGCCTTTTTAATATCAATTCATTGGGATTATTTGGACGTAACGGACTATGAATTTTATAATAAATCAATACACATAAATTTAATAACTAAAAAAAATAATACTATGGACTCAAAAGACGAATTAATTATTGAAATGTTGAAAAACGGAAATAGCTACACCGATATTCAAGCAGAACTAAAAGTTTCTCCATCGAGAATAGCAATAATAAAAAAACAATATTTAAACACGCCGAGTAGCACTAATAATGCACTACTCCAAAATAATTCAACAAATAATATTAAACTTTCAGAACATAAAAAACCTATTGAAAAGGAAGGAAAGCCAAAAGAAAAAGTAGTGATAAAATCGGAAGTAGTGAAGAAAGAAAACATTACGGATTTTTTAACAACACATGAAGAAGAATTTAAAAATTTTGTTAAGGACATTATCACTACTTCTCTTGATAATAGTGCTACTCGCAACACTACTATTGAAAATACTACTACTGATGAATCTAATGCTGAGGAGTGGGCTAATTTGTATGAAAAAATCCTTAATGATGAAAAAAATGAAAATGCAGAGGAGTTAGTTAATACAATTTCTGCTACTACTGAAAATTTAAACACTACTACCGAAAATAATACAAATTCATCTGAACAGGAAGAAAAAAATAGTGATGTTCAAAAATTAATAGGACAAAAATGCACTCATTGTGGTAAAACTTTCAGAAAAGGAATGAGAATTGTTTATACCGAAGGGAAATATTTTTGTAGTATAAAATGTTATAGGTTGTATAAAAAAATACAAGAAGAAAAAAGAGAAAGGGAATACAGGTTAAACAATTATAAGGTGTATAAAAGAAGACGAAGGTTAAACGATTTTTTATGAAACCAATAATTTGAAATGATTTTTTAAAAAAATTACGTTGATTATCGTTTTAAAAAAAAATATTTCTGACTGTTTCCTAACAAACATATTAATCTTATTATTCTTCTATATAAACATTTTTTGAAGGATAAGGTTCTTCATTAATTCCTCCGATTATTATTATTTTCCCGTTTATACAAACTGCTTGATGATTATGGATATTAAATGGTAATGGTTTTTCAATAGACCAAGTATTGTTTTTATAATTATAAACAAAATGATAATTCTTAATTCTTTTTGTAATATCATTTTCTATTGTACTGCCTCCTATTAAATGTATTTCATAACCTTTCAAAACTGCACTACTGACTGTAATTGGATTTGGAATATTTGCTTTTTTAGTCCATGTGTTTAAATTTGGGTTGTATTCGTCAACATCGTCAAGCCAGTTGTACTGACCTTTTTTAAAAGCACTGCCACCAATAGCAATAATTCTATCATTAATAACAATTAAGCATAAATTAGACCTTTGATTCTTAAAAACATTTAAACTATCATATTTTAATGTCTCCGTATTAAATCTAAAAAAATATGTTTTTGTTTCGCCGAGTGTTCCTCCTAAAATATAAATTTGGTTTTTAATACTAACAGCCGAAGCCGAAGTAATAAATTTAGGTAATCTTGGCAGTGAGTCCCATGTATTGTTTTCAATATCGTAAATTTCTGCTTTATTAGTCATGCCTTTTTTATCGCCTTGCCATCCGCCAAAGCAATAAATCTTTTTATCAACCAAAGCACAGCCCATTTCTGTTCTTGATGTTGGAATTGGTGCTTTCTCAATCCATATATTTTTTCTCGAATCGTACACCCATGTATTATTTCTGCATTTTACTGCATCTGCACCGCCTATGTAAAATATTTTATCTTTATAAATTATAGCTTTGCCGGAGCATCGTATTTCGGGCAAAGACGCTAATTGCTTCCATTCGTTACCTGAGTTATCTGAGTGTTTATAAAAGTATATTAA
The sequence above is a segment of the Bacteroidales bacterium genome. Coding sequences within it:
- a CDS encoding BT4734/BF3469 family protein, coding for MKVSFFKDVKSKKAKDIDISEVFEIIKSEKLFEQIQKVRNAQTKEEKEAFKKQLPSITTSGTFKESHSSSDLIEHSGLIQIDIDKIDNLEDLQEKINKDELTHASFISPSGNGLKIIVKILPDKNNHLQNFQYLEKYYLQNYNLSIDKSCKDVSRLMFLSSDKNIYVNDNSKMLDISKNQETSKLETDVEKIINQIEKQKIDITGSYDNWLKIGFAIANGFDENGRNYFHRISKYSKKYDECKCNKQFDECLKQRKQGITIKSFFKIAKESGINISPVIKDNNVQPDSITNSSGSEKIEPFYSPIYDNNNNIKDLKINYKKFIELLYSFGFKRFDIDTDFIFIKIDNQVIQQVTITQIQDYFIKYVKSLPEKLYKGVKREFLLDKFYRNPGNYFCENKLSLLTPDEQIVFNKDTKHSCFFYFKNGFIECNKEGFNLKPYSELTGHIWKNQILERNFERINDLDDLQSDFIRFIYNICNNDKERILSLSTIIGYILHTYFEGKLKAAIFTDSKISEKPDGRTGKTLLCKSLGKMKNYCEINGKDFKPEDKHKYQEASIDTQIVNLNDVRSNFNFENLYNDITEFIKVEKKNAHPFKLRAKIIITTNKTIDVDGASSKDRCVEFEFSEHYSDKYSPYDEFGKWFFVDWDKTDWNIFDNYMMFCVWQYFEKGLIIAKSINLNKRKIIDCTCPEFVEFIEEKIKYNEIIIGQEYDKKEIHQKFLEEYSELKENKFYSNQRTFIKWLKKFALHSEGVGDLLIERKSGNNRYFSFTQKIIQQ
- a CDS encoding protein kinase; translation: MNLVTESSDFENIETNAVVPGNASIKELLPYQSNNSSVYKIRINDKWLLLKRILPEYREHPAYINALEKEFNLGFNLDHPHIVKYLNKGNDSEGLYLLSEYIDGVSLRNIIQKNPQGIEDFKLIRKIILQLLDALDYMHKQQIFHLDLKPENIVITHKGSNVKIIDLGLSCSDSYISVSSGTKKYCSPEQLNNHRNADARSDFYSLGLVFLELITGSTKLSGLKKIPSRYKKIITKCIEPLQENRYNSAEEIISILVNGNRKKYFLFGIIGLSGLIFSILFLIYFYKHSDNSGNEWKQLASLPEIRCSGKAIIYKDKIFYIGGADAVKCRNNTWVYDSRKNIWIEKAPIPTSRTEMGCALVDKKIYCFGGWQGDKKGMTNKAEIYDIENNTWDSLPRLPKFITSASAVSIKNQIYILGGTLGETKTYFFRFNTETLKYDSLNVFKNQRSNLCLIVINDRIIAIGGSAFKKGQYNWLDDVDEYNPNLNTWTKKANIPNPITVSSAVLKGYEIHLIGGSTIENDITKRIKNYHFVYNYKNNTWSIEKPLPFNIHNHQAVCINGKIIIIGGINEEPYPSKNVYIEE